The following coding sequences are from one Triticum aestivum cultivar Chinese Spring chromosome 5A, IWGSC CS RefSeq v2.1, whole genome shotgun sequence window:
- the LOC130685183 gene encoding uncharacterized protein LOC130685183, giving the protein MEHMKRFSGMARGTPASAPARKDEDESLLLFGELYRHDQEKEVNLLDPMYSVEFEAIQGDRRMFKLASGKRDYLLTDGEKNDYDWLKTPPATPLFASLEMEADSAQMVFQRELPILQPVKTSRFSGKLDALSSTSTKSESPTTSSSSKSATPTARPSSSSEKNLSTRGPSPAFCKQESPSYKIDKRSSYTPLGNRLQNAVAAPTTDTKAAKKTSSDKKTVAPGSTKAAKNVADKPAMKNVTAAAPRARTKDPLVGAKDLKVDAGNGGGTRRVSVGAKDLKVDVGNGGATRRVSVGAKDLKVDAGNGGAARRVPRQPAAATGIGKDPSLLPAAARGRSRGGHEPATGNGVDATDGAVVKGRRRAGGEKEQQRQQKVGSHGKKLVG; this is encoded by the exons ATGGAGCACATGAAGAGGTTCTCCGGCATGGCGAGGGGCACACCCGCGTCGGCTCCGGCGCGGAAGGACGAAGACGAGAGCCTGCTTCTCTTTGGGGAACTGTACAGGCATGATCAGGAGAAGGAGGTGAACCTCCTTGACCCAATGTACTCCGTGGAGTTTGAAGCCATCCAAG GTGACCGCCGCATGTTCAAACTCGCCTCGGGGAAGCGAGATTACCTACTCACAGATGGCGAAAAGAACGATTACGATTG GCTCAAGACTCCTCCTGCCACCCCGCTGTTCGCTTCCCTTGAGATGGAAGCTGATTCCGCCCAAATGGTTTTCCAGAGGGAGCTGCCTATCCTTCAACCAGTTAAAACTTCAAGG TTCTCAGgaaagctcgatgcactcagtagcACATCGACGAAATCTGAATCTCCTACGACGTCCAGTTCCTCAAAGTCGGCCACTCCAACGGCAAGACCCAGCTCTTCGTCAGAGAAAAACCTCAGCACCAGAGGACCGTCCCCTGCCTTCTGCAAACAAGAGTCCCCATCTTACAAAATAGACAAGAGATCAAGCTACACACCTCTGGGAAACAGGCTGCAGAATGCAGTGGCAGCTCCTACAACAGACACCAAGGCAGCTAAGAAAACCTCGTCAGACAAGAAGACCGTAGCCCCAGGCAGCACAAAGGCAGCCAAGAACGTCGCAGACAAACCCGCGATGAAGAATGTCACGGCGGCTGCCCCAAGAGCTCGGACCAAGGATCCTTTGGTTGGTGCAAAAGATCTGAAGGTCGATGCTGGCAATggtggtggcacaagaagagtgtCGGTTGGTGCAAAGGATCTGAAGGTCGATGTTGGCAATGGGGGCGCCACAAGAAGAGTGTCGGTTGGTGCAAAGGACCTGAAGGTCGATGCCGGCAatggcggcgctgcaagaagagtGCCACGTCAACCGGCTGCAGCAACAGGTATCGGCAAAGACCCCTCTTTACTGCCGGCAGCGGCAAGAGGAAGGAGCAGAGGTGGCCATGAGCCGGCTACTGGTAACGGTGTCGATGCCACTGACGGGGCTGtggtgaaggggaggaggagagCAGGCGGGGAGAAGGAGCAGCAGAGGCAGCAAAAGGTTGGAAGCCATGGAAAGAAGCTGGTTGGGTAG